In Agrobacterium tumefaciens, a single genomic region encodes these proteins:
- a CDS encoding PaaI family thioesterase: protein MEITDPGDFRQRIETSFARQGVVQAINAEISRIEHRLVEIELPFHEKLTQQHGILHAGVIAAGLDTACTYAAYTIIEPEASLLTIEFKVNLMSPGRGERFLFRGEIIKPGNNLIVADGRAYALSDGPAKLIASMTGTMMVVKGREDISG, encoded by the coding sequence ATGGAGATCACTGATCCCGGCGATTTTCGCCAGCGGATAGAAACTAGCTTCGCGCGGCAGGGCGTGGTGCAGGCCATCAATGCCGAGATAAGCCGCATCGAACACAGGCTGGTGGAAATAGAGCTGCCTTTCCATGAAAAGCTGACACAGCAGCATGGCATATTGCATGCGGGCGTCATTGCCGCCGGCCTGGACACGGCCTGCACTTACGCGGCCTATACGATCATCGAACCGGAAGCCTCGCTGCTGACCATCGAATTCAAGGTCAACCTCATGTCGCCGGGACGTGGTGAGCGGTTCCTGTTTCGCGGCGAGATCATCAAGCCCGGCAACAATCTGATCGTGGCGGATGGCCGCGCCTATGCGCTCTCCGATGGACCTGCAAAGCTCATCGCCTCCATGACGGGCACTATGATGGTAGTGAAGGGGCGCGAGGATATTAGCGGATGA
- a CDS encoding RsmB/NOP family class I SAM-dependent RNA methyltransferase — translation MRLGGRLAGAIEVLADIEGRRRPVADALKDWGLAHRFAGSGDRAAIGNIVYDALRMKLSHAWLMDDDSAASLGYAVLLRQWGKSFAELTAEFDGDKFAPATPDEQRQQAFLSRSLGDAPAHIQGDIPEWVQSSFETAFGERWLAEAQALNERPTLDLRANTLKATRDKVLKALEESGAEATRIARQGVRIPAGEGPSRLPNVTAELSFQKGWFEVQDEGSQIVADLAGAHEGEQILDYCAGGGGKTLAMAASMNNKGQVHAFDADRKRLAPIIERLKRAGTRNVQVHDRAAGLAPFQGKFDRVLVDAPCTGTGTWRRRPDTKWRLTARNLEERVQQQGEALSQAKGFVRPGGELLYVTCSVLPEENEQQVRRFCEENTEFSIGSALERWQTTFGGNANKPHSSDGKTVTLTPATTDTDGFFFCLMKRKA, via the coding sequence ATGCGTTTGGGCGGGCGTTTGGCCGGAGCAATCGAAGTATTGGCGGATATTGAGGGACGCAGGCGTCCAGTCGCCGATGCTCTGAAGGATTGGGGCCTTGCCCATCGTTTTGCCGGCTCCGGCGACAGGGCCGCCATCGGCAACATCGTCTACGACGCGCTGCGCATGAAACTGTCGCACGCCTGGCTGATGGATGACGACAGCGCCGCCTCGCTTGGTTATGCTGTGCTGCTGCGCCAATGGGGCAAAAGCTTTGCGGAACTGACGGCGGAATTCGACGGCGACAAATTCGCCCCCGCCACACCAGACGAACAAAGGCAACAGGCCTTTCTCTCCCGTTCTCTTGGTGACGCACCGGCCCATATTCAGGGCGATATTCCCGAATGGGTTCAATCCTCCTTCGAAACGGCTTTCGGGGAGCGCTGGCTCGCCGAGGCGCAGGCGCTGAACGAGCGACCGACGCTTGATCTGCGCGCCAACACGCTGAAAGCAACCCGCGACAAGGTTCTGAAGGCGCTTGAGGAAAGCGGTGCGGAAGCCACGCGGATTGCCCGACAGGGTGTGCGCATCCCCGCCGGCGAAGGCCCTTCCCGCCTGCCGAATGTCACAGCCGAACTCTCCTTCCAGAAGGGCTGGTTTGAAGTGCAGGATGAGGGATCGCAGATCGTTGCCGATCTCGCCGGCGCGCATGAGGGCGAACAGATTCTCGACTATTGCGCCGGTGGCGGCGGCAAGACGCTGGCCATGGCGGCCAGCATGAACAACAAGGGTCAGGTTCACGCCTTCGATGCCGACCGCAAGCGGCTCGCGCCGATCATCGAGCGGCTGAAGCGGGCCGGCACGCGCAACGTGCAGGTTCATGACCGCGCCGCCGGGCTTGCCCCCTTCCAAGGAAAATTCGATCGCGTTCTGGTGGATGCACCTTGCACCGGCACCGGAACATGGCGCAGACGGCCAGACACCAAATGGCGGCTGACGGCTCGCAATCTGGAGGAGCGCGTGCAGCAGCAGGGCGAAGCGCTTTCGCAAGCCAAGGGTTTCGTGCGGCCGGGCGGTGAGCTGCTTTATGTCACCTGTTCCGTTCTGCCCGAGGAAAATGAACAGCAGGTCAGGCGTTTTTGCGAGGAAAACACCGAATTCTCCATCGGCTCCGCTCTGGAGCGCTGGCAGACGACTTTTGGCGGTAATGCGAACAAACCGCACTCCTCCGATGGAAAGACAGTCACGCTGACGCCTGCAACCACAGATACGGACGGTTTCTTCTTCTGCTTGATGAAACGCAAAGCATAA
- a CDS encoding imelysin family protein, giving the protein MIRKTILSASFALLAASAAFTALPAQAATDAAAVIKHYADVAHAKYEDSLTTAKTLDKAIDALIATPSEETLKAAREAWIKARVPYQQSEVYRFGNPIVDDWEGKVNAWPLDEGLIDYVDASYGTESDENELYVANIIANPKIKISGEEVDASKITPELIESLHEAGDVEANVTTGYHAIEFLLWGQDLNGTGPGAGNRPYTDYDKAKCTNGNCDRRADYLKSASTLLIKDLQEMVDAWAPEGEATKTVEADPKAGLTAILTGMGSLSYGELAGERMKLGLLLHDPEEEHDCFSDNTYNSHLNDAIGIASAYTGNYTRVDGTKMTGASLSELVGAKDKALNDEMAGKLNKTLDAMHAMEKRAQTVEAYDQMIGEGNKEGNAVVQAAIDGLIDQTKTVERVIAALDLGKIDLEGSESLDNPNAVFK; this is encoded by the coding sequence ATGATCCGCAAAACCATTCTCAGCGCGTCTTTCGCGCTTTTGGCCGCATCGGCGGCTTTCACCGCGCTTCCCGCGCAGGCTGCGACCGACGCTGCCGCTGTCATCAAGCATTATGCCGATGTCGCACATGCCAAATACGAGGATTCGCTGACCACGGCGAAGACGCTGGACAAGGCCATCGATGCGCTGATCGCAACGCCGAGTGAAGAGACCCTCAAAGCCGCGCGCGAAGCCTGGATCAAGGCCCGTGTTCCCTATCAGCAGTCGGAAGTCTACCGTTTCGGCAACCCGATCGTCGATGATTGGGAAGGCAAGGTAAACGCCTGGCCGCTGGATGAAGGCCTGATCGACTATGTCGACGCCTCCTACGGCACAGAAAGCGACGAAAACGAACTTTACGTCGCAAACATCATCGCCAATCCGAAGATCAAGATCAGCGGTGAAGAGGTCGATGCCTCCAAGATCACCCCGGAGCTGATCGAAAGCCTGCACGAGGCAGGCGATGTCGAAGCCAATGTGACGACCGGTTATCACGCCATCGAATTCCTGCTCTGGGGCCAGGATCTGAACGGCACGGGACCGGGCGCCGGCAACCGCCCCTATACCGATTATGACAAGGCAAAATGCACGAACGGCAATTGCGACCGCCGTGCCGATTACCTGAAATCCGCCTCCACGCTGCTGATCAAGGATCTTCAGGAGATGGTGGACGCCTGGGCGCCGGAGGGTGAAGCCACGAAGACGGTGGAGGCCGATCCGAAAGCGGGCCTCACCGCCATTCTGACCGGCATGGGCTCGCTCTCCTATGGTGAGCTGGCGGGCGAACGCATGAAGCTCGGCCTGCTGCTTCACGATCCGGAAGAGGAGCATGATTGCTTCTCCGACAACACCTATAATTCGCATCTCAACGACGCCATCGGCATCGCTTCGGCCTATACCGGCAATTATACCCGTGTGGACGGCACGAAGATGACCGGCGCCTCGTTGTCGGAACTGGTCGGCGCCAAGGACAAGGCGCTGAACGACGAAATGGCCGGGAAGCTGAACAAGACGCTCGACGCCATGCACGCAATGGAAAAGCGCGCCCAGACGGTGGAAGCCTATGACCAGATGATCGGCGAAGGCAACAAGGAAGGCAATGCCGTGGTTCAGGCGGCCATCGACGGTCTCATTGACCAGACGAAGACCGTTGAACGCGTCATCGCGGCGCTTGATCTCGGCAAGATCGATCTTGAAGGCTCCGAGAGCCTCGACAACCCGAACGCCGTCTTCAAATAA
- a CDS encoding di-heme oxidoredictase family protein has protein sequence MELSLSPIRKPFFFAGAACLVAWATLAAPLRDDLTEKDRSRVSAVTTPTTDFTRPEPFEAMSGGATTSTGKADGNAFSQPSATMPFERKQDFKLGNALFQKLWVSSPSSTQASDGLGPFYNARSCQTCHVKDGRGRPPLAGEDAVSLFLRLARPARDETERAAIGRHEVLNFPDATYGRQLQNLAIPGLSAEGRPVITYIEMPVHLSDGEVVMLRKPTYAAAELKYGPLGTDTTLSARIAMPTLGLGLIEAISEADILANADPDDKNGDGIAGRPAWVRDHRAGEVKLGRFGWKAQNASVRDQSASAFSHDIGISTPDAPNAYGDCTNTQKDCLAMPTGVQPRLGPVEAPDPVLDLVTFYTENLAVPQRRNAGDRAVLEGKQLFYTSGCTACHTSKFVTRRDAADPMHSFQLIWPYSDFLLHDMGEELADGQQVGEASGRHWRTQPLWGISLTQRVNGNGFYLHDGRARSLTEAILWHGGEGQKARDAFAALQKSDRQALLAFLESL, from the coding sequence ATGGAATTGTCGCTGTCTCCGATCCGCAAGCCGTTTTTCTTCGCCGGGGCAGCCTGCCTCGTGGCGTGGGCGACGCTTGCCGCGCCGCTGCGTGACGACCTGACGGAGAAAGACCGAAGCCGCGTCTCGGCCGTCACTACGCCAACGACCGATTTTACGAGGCCGGAGCCCTTCGAGGCCATGTCCGGTGGGGCGACCACGAGCACCGGCAAGGCCGATGGCAACGCATTTTCCCAGCCTTCCGCCACCATGCCTTTCGAGCGGAAACAGGATTTCAAGCTTGGCAACGCGCTGTTCCAGAAGCTCTGGGTCTCCTCCCCCTCCTCCACGCAGGCCTCGGACGGGCTTGGCCCCTTCTATAACGCCCGATCCTGCCAGACTTGCCATGTGAAGGATGGCAGGGGCCGCCCGCCACTTGCAGGCGAAGACGCCGTTTCGCTGTTTCTGCGGTTGGCGCGACCGGCCCGGGACGAGACGGAACGGGCCGCGATTGGGCGCCATGAAGTGTTGAATTTTCCCGACGCTACCTATGGCCGGCAGTTGCAGAATCTTGCCATCCCCGGTCTCTCCGCCGAGGGCAGGCCGGTCATCACCTACATTGAAATGCCGGTGCACCTTTCGGATGGTGAGGTGGTGATGCTGCGCAAGCCCACCTATGCCGCAGCGGAGCTGAAATATGGTCCGCTTGGCACCGATACGACGCTTTCGGCGCGGATCGCCATGCCCACCCTCGGGCTTGGCCTGATCGAGGCGATCAGCGAGGCCGATATTCTGGCCAACGCAGACCCCGATGACAAAAATGGCGACGGCATTGCCGGGCGCCCGGCCTGGGTCAGGGATCATCGCGCCGGCGAGGTGAAACTCGGACGGTTCGGCTGGAAAGCGCAGAATGCGAGCGTTCGTGACCAGAGCGCCAGCGCCTTTTCCCACGATATCGGCATTTCCACCCCCGATGCGCCGAATGCCTATGGCGATTGCACCAATACTCAGAAGGACTGTCTGGCCATGCCGACAGGCGTGCAGCCGCGGCTGGGGCCGGTGGAAGCGCCGGACCCGGTTCTCGATCTCGTGACCTTCTACACCGAAAACCTCGCTGTGCCGCAGCGGCGCAATGCCGGGGATCGGGCCGTTCTTGAGGGCAAGCAGCTTTTCTATACATCCGGCTGCACGGCCTGCCATACATCGAAATTTGTCACCCGCCGCGATGCCGCCGATCCGATGCATTCTTTCCAGCTGATCTGGCCCTATTCGGACTTCCTCCTGCACGACATGGGAGAGGAGCTTGCCGATGGCCAGCAGGTCGGCGAAGCGAGCGGTCGGCACTGGCGCACCCAGCCCCTCTGGGGCATCAGCCTGACGCAAAGGGTGAACGGCAACGGTTTTTACCTGCATGACGGGCGGGCGCGCAGCCTGACGGAAGCCATATTGTGGCATGGCGGCGAAGGGCAAAAAGCGCGCGACGCCTTTGCCGCCTTGCAAAAATCCGACCGGCAGGCTTTGCTGGCCTTTCTGGAGTCTCTTTGA
- a CDS encoding TetR/AcrR family transcriptional regulator: MKNLQSKADDILQCARTLIIRGGYNSFSYADISHVVGIRNASIHHHFPSKADLVRKLVAQYRQEAEAGIAGLERNISDPLEQLRAYIGYWEGCIADATHPFCVCALLASEIPVLPETVVLEVRAHFRSLSDWLTTVLERGAAQGRLVLTGTARANAEIFMATVHGAMLSARAHGDAATFGAVTRSMLERITA; this comes from the coding sequence ATGAAAAATCTGCAAAGCAAAGCCGATGACATTCTCCAGTGCGCGCGCACCCTGATTATAAGAGGTGGCTACAACAGTTTCAGCTACGCCGATATTTCCCATGTGGTCGGCATTCGCAATGCGAGTATCCACCACCATTTTCCCAGCAAAGCGGATTTGGTCCGCAAACTGGTTGCACAATACAGGCAGGAAGCTGAAGCCGGTATCGCCGGGCTGGAGCGAAACATCTCTGATCCGCTGGAACAGCTTCGCGCCTATATCGGCTATTGGGAAGGCTGTATCGCTGACGCTACTCATCCCTTCTGCGTCTGTGCGCTGCTTGCCAGCGAGATACCGGTTCTTCCTGAAACGGTCGTTCTTGAAGTACGTGCGCATTTTCGAAGTCTCTCGGACTGGCTCACCACCGTGCTGGAACGCGGCGCTGCTCAAGGGCGCCTTGTACTAACGGGAACAGCGCGGGCCAATGCTGAAATCTTCATGGCCACGGTGCACGGCGCAATGCTTTCGGCGCGTGCACACGGCGATGCCGCGACCTTTGGCGCGGTAACCCGCTCCATGCTGGAGCGCATCACCGCTTGA
- a CDS encoding 5'-methylthioadenosine/S-adenosylhomocysteine nucleosidase (Enables the cleavage of the glycosidic bond in both 5'-methylthioadenosine and S-adenosylhomocysteine) — translation MSYRLSHVADKSVLFVMAASAEYGPHLQARITPLMTGVGPVEAAISVTAILAGLDAADHLPDLVVSLGSAGSRTLQQTGIYQAISVSYRDMDASAFGFEKGRTPFLDLPAEVALPLRIPDIAEARLSTGGNVVSGEAYGLIDADMVEMETFAVLRACQRFGVPLIGLRGISDGKADVNHVDDWTEYLDIIDEKLADAVDRLCRAIEDGVIAL, via the coding sequence ATGAGCTATCGGCTTTCGCATGTTGCGGATAAATCCGTTCTTTTCGTCATGGCGGCTTCCGCAGAATACGGCCCCCATCTGCAGGCGCGCATCACGCCACTCATGACCGGGGTCGGCCCGGTCGAGGCGGCTATTTCGGTGACGGCCATTCTTGCCGGTCTCGATGCGGCCGACCATCTGCCCGATCTCGTCGTTTCGCTTGGCTCCGCCGGTTCGCGGACATTGCAACAGACGGGTATCTATCAGGCGATTTCGGTTTCCTATCGCGATATGGATGCGTCCGCCTTCGGTTTCGAGAAGGGGCGCACGCCGTTTCTCGATCTGCCCGCTGAAGTGGCCCTGCCTTTGCGGATACCCGATATTGCCGAGGCAAGACTTTCCACCGGCGGCAACGTCGTTTCTGGAGAAGCCTATGGGTTGATCGATGCCGATATGGTGGAAATGGAGACCTTTGCGGTCTTGCGCGCGTGCCAGCGCTTCGGTGTGCCCCTCATCGGCCTGCGCGGTATTTCCGACGGCAAGGCCGATGTGAACCATGTGGACGACTGGACGGAATATCTTGATATCATCGATGAAAAGCTCGCCGATGCCGTCGACCGGCTCTGCCGCGCCATCGAGGATGGTGTGATTGCCCTTTGA
- the guaA gene encoding glutamine-hydrolyzing GMP synthase, with protein MTQIAHPDSILIIDFGSQVTQLIARRIREAGVYCEIHPFQNAAEAFEKLQPKGVIFSGGPASVTAEGSPRAPQAVFDSKVPILGICYGQQTLCTQLGGVVEGGHAAEFGRADIDIKKASPLFDGFWEQGKSYPVWMSHGDRVTKLPEGFEVIATSENAPFAIAADEARHYYTTMFHPEVVHTPDGGKLLSNFVHKIVGLKSDWTMAAYRAEMIRKIREQVGTGRVLCALSGGVDSSVAAILIHEAIGDQLTCVYVDHGLMRLGESEQVVGMFRDHYNIPLVHVDAADMFLGELSGVSDPEVKRKTIGRLFIEVFEAEAAKIAADGKGAPKFLAQGTLYPDVIESVSFSGGPSVTIKSHHNVGGLPERMNMQLVEPLRELFKDEVRALGRELGLPESFIGRHPFPGPGLAIRCPGAITREKLDILRKADAIYLDEIRKAGLYDTIWQAFAVLLPVQTVGVMGDYRTYDFVCALRAVTSVDGMTADFYPYDMNFLGRAATRIINEVRGINRVVYDVTSKPPGTIEWE; from the coding sequence ATGACCCAGATAGCCCATCCCGACAGCATTCTCATCATCGATTTCGGCAGCCAGGTGACGCAGCTGATTGCGCGCCGCATCCGCGAAGCCGGGGTCTATTGCGAAATCCACCCGTTCCAGAATGCCGCAGAGGCGTTCGAGAAGCTTCAGCCCAAGGGCGTGATCTTCTCCGGTGGCCCCGCATCCGTGACGGCGGAAGGAAGCCCTCGCGCGCCGCAGGCGGTGTTCGACAGCAAGGTTCCGATCCTCGGCATCTGCTACGGCCAGCAGACGCTCTGCACGCAGCTCGGCGGCGTGGTCGAGGGCGGCCATGCGGCGGAATTCGGCCGGGCCGATATCGACATCAAGAAGGCAAGCCCGCTGTTCGACGGTTTCTGGGAACAGGGCAAGAGCTATCCGGTGTGGATGAGCCATGGCGACCGCGTGACGAAGCTGCCGGAAGGTTTCGAGGTCATCGCGACCTCCGAGAACGCACCTTTCGCCATCGCGGCCGACGAGGCGCGCCACTATTACACCACGATGTTCCACCCGGAAGTGGTGCATACGCCTGACGGCGGCAAGCTGCTCTCCAACTTCGTTCACAAGATCGTCGGCCTCAAATCCGACTGGACGATGGCTGCCTACCGCGCCGAGATGATCCGCAAGATCCGCGAGCAGGTCGGCACCGGCCGCGTGCTCTGCGCTCTCTCCGGCGGCGTCGATTCCTCGGTTGCGGCGATCCTAATCCATGAGGCGATCGGCGACCAGCTGACCTGCGTTTACGTTGACCACGGCCTGATGCGGCTTGGCGAAAGCGAGCAGGTCGTCGGCATGTTCCGCGACCATTACAACATCCCGCTTGTTCACGTTGACGCCGCCGACATGTTCCTCGGCGAACTCTCGGGCGTTTCCGATCCGGAAGTAAAACGCAAGACCATCGGTCGTCTGTTCATCGAAGTCTTCGAGGCCGAAGCGGCCAAGATTGCCGCCGATGGCAAGGGCGCACCGAAGTTCCTGGCGCAGGGCACGCTTTATCCTGACGTCATCGAAAGCGTTTCCTTCTCCGGCGGCCCTTCGGTCACCATCAAGAGCCACCACAATGTCGGCGGGCTTCCCGAGCGCATGAACATGCAGCTCGTCGAGCCGCTGCGTGAGCTCTTCAAGGATGAAGTGCGCGCGCTTGGCCGCGAACTCGGCCTGCCGGAAAGCTTCATCGGCCGTCACCCCTTCCCCGGCCCGGGTCTGGCGATCCGTTGCCCCGGCGCGATCACCCGCGAGAAGCTCGATATTCTGCGCAAGGCGGATGCGATCTATCTCGACGAAATCCGCAAGGCCGGTCTCTATGACACCATCTGGCAGGCCTTTGCCGTGCTGCTGCCGGTACAGACCGTCGGCGTCATGGGCGATTACCGCACCTATGACTTCGTCTGCGCGCTGCGCGCCGTGACGTCAGTGGATGGCATGACGGCGGATTTCTATCCCTACGACATGAACTTCCTTGGCCGCGCGGCAACCCGCATCATCAACGAAGTGCGCGGTATCAACCGCGTCGTTTATGACGTGACGAGCAAGCCGCCCGGCACGATCGAGTGGGAATAA
- a CDS encoding DUF1513 domain-containing protein produces the protein MISGSKRMLIDRRSFIKAAGIPFLAALAPQSLHALERTDAVFASAFRARDGSYGIATVSERGEIIDRVALPARAHGMAMSHATGMTVAFARRPGTFFMAFDPMRRQEPVVMHAPENRHFYGHGQFSPDGAILYASENDFDGNRGVIGLYDTRNGFIRIGEYDAHGVGTHDMTVSDDGRLIVIANGGIETHPDFGRTKLNIDSMEPSLVLLDAATGQLIQKHAMPEQLRQLSTRHVDLGDDGRIWFACQYEGPRNDLPPLVGHFSKGEDLAFVDLPHETTVRLANYVGAIAVNRREGLVGLTSPNGNAAVTLDAKTGRVVSEVSVREAAGVAAATGGIAVSSYDGFFEAIRSNVAWDQHIVRLSG, from the coding sequence ATGATTTCCGGCAGCAAGCGGATGCTGATCGACCGGCGCAGCTTCATCAAGGCGGCGGGTATTCCCTTCCTTGCCGCCCTTGCCCCGCAGTCGCTCCATGCGCTGGAACGCACCGACGCCGTCTTTGCCTCCGCCTTCCGCGCCCGCGATGGCTCCTACGGCATTGCGACGGTGAGCGAGCGTGGCGAGATCATCGATCGCGTCGCCTTGCCCGCCCGCGCCCATGGAATGGCGATGAGCCATGCGACCGGCATGACGGTGGCCTTCGCGCGCCGTCCCGGCACTTTCTTCATGGCCTTCGATCCCATGCGGCGTCAGGAGCCTGTCGTGATGCACGCGCCTGAGAACCGGCACTTTTATGGCCATGGGCAATTCTCGCCCGATGGCGCAATCCTCTATGCCAGCGAAAACGACTTCGACGGCAATCGCGGCGTCATCGGCCTTTACGACACCCGGAACGGTTTTATCCGCATCGGTGAATATGACGCGCATGGCGTCGGCACCCATGACATGACGGTGAGCGATGACGGGCGGCTGATCGTGATCGCCAATGGCGGCATTGAGACCCACCCGGATTTCGGCCGCACGAAACTCAATATCGACAGCATGGAACCTTCCCTCGTGCTACTGGATGCCGCCACCGGTCAGCTGATCCAGAAACATGCGATGCCGGAGCAGCTGCGGCAGCTTTCCACCCGCCATGTCGATCTCGGCGATGACGGCCGCATCTGGTTCGCCTGCCAATATGAAGGACCGCGCAACGATCTTCCGCCGCTTGTCGGCCATTTCTCGAAGGGCGAGGATCTTGCCTTCGTCGATCTGCCGCACGAAACGACCGTACGGCTTGCCAATTATGTCGGGGCCATCGCCGTCAACCGGCGCGAAGGGCTGGTGGGCCTGACCTCGCCGAACGGCAACGCCGCCGTGACACTTGATGCGAAGACAGGACGCGTGGTCTCGGAGGTTAGCGTGCGGGAAGCGGCGGGTGTTGCGGCGGCTACCGGCGGCATTGCGGTTTCCTCCTATGACGGATTTTTCGAGGCCATTCGCAGCAACGTGGCCTGGGACCAGCATATCGTGCGCCTTTCCGGCTAA
- a CDS encoding TspO/MBR family protein codes for MKNLAVHIVFVVVVVAIGALIGVNNVPGEWYQSLQKPFFNPPNWSFGPVWTALYILIGIAGARTWIRKPMGTRMRLWFTQMVLNFLWSPIFFGMQSPAGALVIIVPMLICIIAFMALTYRRDRISMWLFAPYALWVAFATVLNASIGLLN; via the coding sequence ATGAAGAATCTGGCCGTGCATATTGTTTTTGTGGTTGTCGTTGTCGCTATCGGGGCATTGATCGGCGTCAACAATGTGCCGGGCGAATGGTACCAATCGCTGCAGAAACCATTCTTCAATCCCCCCAACTGGAGTTTCGGGCCGGTCTGGACTGCGCTTTACATCCTGATCGGCATCGCCGGCGCGCGGACGTGGATCAGGAAACCGATGGGGACGCGCATGCGCCTCTGGTTCACGCAGATGGTGCTGAATTTCCTGTGGTCACCGATCTTTTTCGGCATGCAGAGCCCGGCCGGCGCGCTCGTCATCATCGTCCCCATGCTGATCTGCATCATCGCCTTCATGGCGCTGACCTACCGTCGCGACCGCATATCCATGTGGCTTTTCGCGCCCTATGCCTTGTGGGTCGCCTTTGCCACGGTGCTCAACGCAAGCATCGGTTTGCTGAACTAA
- a CDS encoding septal ring lytic transglycosylase RlpA family protein, which produces MLNIRRITFTAATIAACSIIAPLQANAANGCGGASWYALSSKTASGERMNAANLTAAHRSLRFGTKVKVTNARNGKAVVVRINDRGPFIKGRVLDLSKAAAKNIGMISSGTAKVCYEIVKAD; this is translated from the coding sequence TTGTTGAATATCCGTCGTATAACTTTCACCGCTGCAACTATAGCCGCCTGTTCCATCATCGCGCCTCTTCAGGCGAATGCGGCAAATGGTTGTGGAGGCGCATCGTGGTATGCGTTGTCCTCCAAGACTGCTTCGGGCGAGCGCATGAACGCCGCCAACCTGACCGCCGCCCACCGCTCCCTGCGGTTCGGCACCAAGGTCAAGGTGACGAATGCCCGCAACGGCAAGGCCGTTGTGGTGCGCATCAACGATCGCGGTCCGTTCATCAAGGGTCGCGTTCTCGATCTCTCCAAGGCTGCAGCCAAGAACATCGGCATGATCAGCTCCGGCACTGCCAAGGTCTGCTACGAGATCGTCAAGGCCGATTGA
- a CDS encoding imelysin family protein: MNNAMRKISGVISVLLLLTTPPARAQDVELLPPPPLDPAQVRSVMEKAVNGFIRPGYDHFRQSAETLEGSMKAFCAAPSKTTEAAAQAAFTETVLNWSTIEIMRIGPVIEKNRFERVLYYPDKKGLGLKQVQRYLADKDESVTTADGLKGKSVAAQGLGALEFVLYGTGADELLDKKGDFRCRFGAAIAGNIANVAAELSDSWNAPDGAQKNWTQPGPDNPVFRDEREALVALLGILVHGAEAIRDQRIETFYKGPDKARFPRTAIYWRSGLTWKSISANIKAVQTLLHTADMVELVPPDQRSIVNSIDFIAKSMIRVAGTIDTDVEKALDEDDQRAKVDYLLLNGKDLIYRLNDQYGGAIGLSSGFSFADGD; the protein is encoded by the coding sequence ATGAACAATGCCATGCGAAAAATTTCCGGCGTCATCTCCGTGCTGCTGCTTCTCACCACGCCGCCGGCAAGGGCGCAGGATGTGGAACTGTTGCCGCCGCCACCGCTCGACCCCGCGCAGGTGCGGAGCGTGATGGAAAAAGCGGTGAACGGCTTCATCCGCCCCGGTTATGACCACTTCCGGCAGTCTGCGGAGACGCTGGAAGGCAGCATGAAGGCCTTCTGCGCAGCACCCTCCAAAACAACGGAGGCGGCAGCGCAGGCGGCTTTTACTGAAACGGTCTTGAACTGGTCGACAATCGAAATCATGCGTATCGGCCCTGTCATCGAGAAGAACCGCTTCGAACGCGTGCTTTATTACCCCGACAAGAAGGGTCTCGGACTGAAGCAGGTGCAGCGTTACCTTGCCGACAAGGATGAAAGCGTTACCACCGCCGACGGCCTGAAAGGCAAGAGCGTCGCGGCACAGGGACTCGGCGCGCTGGAGTTCGTGCTTTACGGCACCGGCGCGGATGAGCTTCTCGACAAGAAGGGCGATTTCCGCTGCCGTTTCGGCGCCGCCATCGCCGGCAATATCGCCAATGTGGCGGCAGAGCTTTCCGACAGCTGGAACGCACCTGACGGTGCGCAGAAAAACTGGACACAGCCGGGACCGGACAACCCCGTCTTTCGTGACGAGCGCGAGGCGCTGGTTGCCCTGCTCGGCATTCTCGTGCACGGCGCAGAGGCGATCCGCGACCAGCGGATCGAAACCTTCTACAAGGGGCCGGACAAGGCGAGATTTCCCCGCACCGCCATTTACTGGCGCTCAGGCCTGACCTGGAAGAGTATTTCCGCCAATATCAAGGCCGTGCAGACTCTCCTGCATACCGCCGATATGGTCGAACTCGTACCGCCCGATCAGCGCTCCATCGTCAATTCCATCGACTTCATCGCCAAATCGATGATCCGGGTTGCCGGGACGATCGATACGGATGTGGAAAAGGCGCTGGACGAGGACGACCAGCGCGCCAAGGTGGACTATCTGCTGCTCAACGGCAAAGACCTGATCTACCGCCTCAACGACCAGTATGGCGGCGCGATCGGCCTCAGCTCCGGCTTTTCCTTTGCTGACGGAGACTGA